GTCACGCACAGGTACACACCTGTTGGCTGGAGAACAGTTTGCCCTGATACTTGTTGATGACGGTGTAGCCTGTGGCCACCTCACGGTCCTCATACCACGCTACCGGAGTCAGGAAGTCCCTGGGATTGGCCAGTCCATTGGCCCCTAGGAAGATGATAGGTTCACAAATGTTATAGCGTTGAAAGGTGGGAGGGTCAAGGTGTCACGATGAGGAGGAATGGTGTCACACGCACCTATGGGTCCCAGGTCGGGAAGCTCAAAGTGGGCTCCGTACACCTCCAACACGTATCCTCTGGTCTCCCCGAACACATTCACACTGAAACGCATTCCTTGCTGCAGCACACAAGGGACATACAGATATATGCGAGGGGACAGGTGAAGGTTGACAGTTACAGGTTGAAAGTTACAGGTTGCAGGTGAAGGTTGACAGTTGCAGGTTGAAAGTTCAGGTGAAGGTTGAAAGTTGCAGGTTGACAGTTACAGGTGAGGGTTGGCAGTTACAGGTGAAGGTTGCAGGTGAAGGTTGACAGTTGTAGGTTGACAGTTGCAGGTGAGGGTTGGCAGTTACAGGTGAGGGTTGGCAGTTACAGGTGAGGGTTGCAGGTGAAGGTTGACAGTTGTAGGGTGAGGGTTGCAGGTGAAGGTTGACAATTGTAGGTTGACAGTTGCAGGTGAGGGTTGGCAGTTACAGGTGAAGGCTGCAGGTGAAGGTTGACAGTTGTAGGTTGACAGTTGTAGGTGAGGGTTGGCAGTTACAGGTGAGGGTTGGCAGTTACAGGTGAAGGTTGCAGGTGAAGGTTGACCGTTGTAGGTTGACAGTTACAGGTGAGGGTTGACAGTTACAGGTGAAGATTGAAAGTTACAGGTGAAGATTGAAAGTTACAGGTGAAGATTGAAAGTTACAGGTTGACAGTTCAGGTGAAGTTTGACAGTGGCAGGTTGAAAGTTGCAAGTTGACAGTTACAGGTTGACAGTTACAGGTGAGGCTTGACAGTTACAGGTTGACAGTTACAGGTGAGGCTTGACAGTTACAGGTTGACAGTTACAGGTTGACAGTTACAGGTGAGGCTTGACAGTTACAGGTTGACAATTACAGGTGAGGCTTGACAGTTACAGGTTGACAGTTACAGGTGAAGGTTGGCAGTTACAGGTGACCGTGATTATCACAGGGTGAAGGTTGACAGTGAGCGGGATTCATGTGAAGCATGGTTTTGTTGTTGAGAGCTGTCAAGATCGACAGGCTTAAGTTCTCTGGTGCTGCAGTCTCACCTGGATGACACAGATCTCATTGGGTTCCACCATCAACTTCCCAAACTCTGTAGTGATCAGAATCTCCCCCTGCTGGggcactgagagagagaatgggggtaCTTACTTATTGCTCATTAACTTAACATGTGTACCTTTACTAAAAAAACAGCATATTTGACTGACCAATGAGGAAATCGCCATCTGAATTGTTGAAACACCTGAAAAGCAGAGACGACATAAAATTGTTGACATGGGGCTCAGAGTTGTAAAGCTCAATTATGGGAGAGATgatcaccacacacaccacacacacacacacaccacacacctgtcAACCATGGAGGTGTTGCAGGTGAACATGTGGATGCCGATCCCATTGCGGGACTTGGTGTCTCCTGCTCCACATAGGGTGTGCAGACCCTATGATTGACAGATGGGAGAACCAATCAGACCCAGGACAGATTGCAAGCTATTCAGCAGAAACAGCTATTTTCTACCAAGTAAAACCAGAGGACTGAATGAAGGAGGGATTATGTTTTACCGTCACAAAGTCCACTTTCTTCTCGGAGGATTTGGGGATGGTGAACGGCATCCATCGGAGCTACGAAAAGGAAATATTTTAAAATATTGAGACTTAATTTCCCTGTTTATCTTCTctcgctcgctttctctctgtacctggttagggtcaggttccacttcgttccagttctctgttaGGTTCCCACAGTGCATTGCGGTGTACGGCTTGTGGCGCACGGACGGCAGGATACGGTACAACCAGCTGTAGAATCGAGGAAAGAAAGTTAGCAAAGACAGTGTGTTCGTCTGTGTGCATGTCTATGAATAAGTGCATAAAATGTATTTGCTGTACACATCATCTGAGGACCATTGAAAGGAGGATACATTCCTGCCAATCACTATTAAATGACTGGATACCTCCTCTTATTGGTTGGCCGTGGGCAGGTGAAGGCGGAGCCAGAGAGTTGTTCAGCATAGAGGCCATAGGGACACACCTGAGGGTTGTTCTGGAGAGACAGCAGAGCTGGGTTCAACATTCCATAGGGGTAACGGAGGTGTGAGGGGTGTTTGCAGGGGCTACAGAACCTACAATGTAGGCTATACAGGTGTGTTTTAAGGGGGGGTGTTGTATAACAGGTGAGGTGTAGTGTGGAATGTTACCTGTCCCTCAGGTAAGGACCCTGGGCAGCGAGGGTCTTCAGAGGAGAACTCATTCCCAAACCCACTCAGGTACTggaggagattgagagagagatgctacAGTTGACAGTGACACTTCACATCTGCCTTCAGTATtacattatgacatcatcatgtCTATGTTGTTGAGTCCTTATACACTGtacaaaaaatgtaaatgaaaccatttaaaagattttactgagttacagttcat
This genomic window from Oncorhynchus gorbuscha isolate QuinsamMale2020 ecotype Even-year linkage group LG07, OgorEven_v1.0, whole genome shotgun sequence contains:
- the hgd gene encoding homogentisate 1,2-dioxygenase, which translates into the protein MSGLKYLSGFGNEFSSEDPRCPGSLPEGQNNPQVCPYGLYAEQLSGSAFTCPRPTNKRSWLYRILPSVRHKPYTAMHCGNLTENWNEVEPDPNQLRWMPFTIPKSSEKKVDFVTGLHTLCGAGDTKSRNGIGIHMFTCNTSMVDRCFNNSDGDFLIVPQQGEILITTEFGKLMVEPNEICVIQQGMRFSVNVFGETRGYVLEVYGAHFELPDLGPIGANGLANPRDFLTPVAWYEDREVATGYTVINKYQGKLFSSQQSFSPFNVVAWHGNYTPYKYNLDNFMVINCVAFDHADPSIFTVLTAKSSRPGVAMADFVIFPPRWGVADHTFRPPYYHRNCMSEFMGLIKGHYEAKEEGFQPGGGTLHSTMTPHGPDRDCFEKSSTALLKPERVADGTMAFMFESSFSMAVTKWGLETCQRLDKSYYQCWEPLRKHFDPNWRPSKQ